The Nitrososphaerales archaeon DNA segment AAATATTGGTCAAAACATCCGTAGCCTTGAACAGCATTCCTTTGCCATTGCTACTATCAACCATAACAATGGCGGATCTATCAAACATGAACAGATTCGCGGCAACAGAGTTAATTCTAATCATTGCATTAAATGGCAAAGTCAAAAAGTCGTTACCCAGACATCTCTTGTCAGCAAGTATCCTTACGTCAATTGTGTTCATGCCGGATTTTAGCACTGTGTGCTTGCATTGGGATAATATCCTCAAGCCCCAGCCATCTATTGCACAAGTAATCTCTTTTCTTGTATCAAGTACTAACTCGCTTAAAGTGGTCAAAACCGAATCCGGATCTAACATCAGGAATTTACGTTCTTCAGAACCATGCGGTTTGTTACTTTCTTCGAATATATCTTCAAGTTTCGTAATCACATTCTTCATTTCACTTATCTTTTTTTCTTGGGCCGTAAGGAAGTCTCCAAAGGCGTCACCTGGAGGTATGGCATTACATACAAGAGGCTTGTTCTGAGTAATAGCTACCAAACCCTTCTTTGATAGTTTTGTAACTGTTGAATACACCTTCGTTCGAGGAAGATTTGCATAGTATGCAATCTCACTCGCAGATAATGATCCTTTGCTAAGCAAGGTTAGATACGCCTTTGCCTCATATCTACCAAGGCCAAA contains these protein-coding regions:
- a CDS encoding helix-turn-helix domain-containing protein, with amino-acid sequence MGSSDLVLSLDEFGLGRYEAKAYLTLLSKGSLSASEIAYYANLPRTKVYSTVTKLSKKGLVAITQNKPLVCNAIPPGDAFGDFLTAQEKKISEMKNVITKLEDIFEESNKPHGSEERKFLMLDPDSVLTTLSELVLDTRKEITCAIDGWGLRILSQCKHTVLKSGMNTIDVRILADKRCLGNDFLTLPFNAMIRINSVAANLFMFDRSAIVMVDSSNGKGMLFKATDVLTNIYSKMLDLAWETSIDASPLLSLDKALADTAIKLVDTIDHNITGYMADTIINNGMKRANIIPFMETNGTKLDNIELSDMLKVVNASLKISCSASLRYDKIGNVITIESNGSKKRIMPWALLLSDYLANSNVDSSILAGSNNGRDFVHIKLEKS